The Fusarium oxysporum Fo47 chromosome II, complete sequence genome includes a region encoding these proteins:
- a CDS encoding outer membrane protein TOM13-domain-containing protein has translation MSDEHNHLAESGVTLHSDSELYSAGDDLSSPPSSNSPVILYKPPTVWSLIRGAAINLLLPFVNGMMLGFGELFAHEAAFRLGWGGTKVFPLSRRRVHPIGPGIELREKSYAPRPSLDDLASLE, from the exons ATGTCCGACGAACACAACCACCTCGCCGAGTCCGGCGTGACATTGCACTCCGACAGCGAACTATACTCTGCAGGCGATGATCTCTCTTCACCTCCATCGTCAAACTCACCCGTCATCCTCTACAAGCCCCCAACAGTGTGGTCGTTGATACGAGGAGCTGCTATCAACCTCCTACTACCTTTTGTCAACGGCATGATGCTTGGATTTGGAGAGCTCTTCGCTCATGAAGCTGCCTTCAGGCTGGGATGGGGAGGTACAAAG GTCTTCCCCCTCTCGCGAAGAAGAGTTCACCCTATCGGACCTGGTATCGAGCTTCGAGAAAAGTCATATGCTCCTCGCCCTTCGCTGGACGATTTGGCAAGCCTGGAGTAA
- a CDS encoding 60Kd inner membrane protein-domain-containing protein — protein sequence MLPSRGIVRSLPSGAFQRPCGHSMSRTLGRKFDARQFGTAMKSARTPLTAGTRVGVRNISAPIVLGGIASSRQLSLWGYNIYGKKKTEEPAVEAVTTPEAPTPPETIDPTPINEAPTPAADKFADVTQSAEPSSVLPSEFDLERIADLANPSILTMPENIGFLKEIGLDYGWGPTSVMQWVLEHVHVYTGLGWGGSIVATALLLRVIMIYPQLRSVKFSAATAKMKADPRAKESLELMKKGYQTGDREMVQKGQFIGNMVRKEYGTEVKNMFWAFVQIPFSFGLFRVINGMIHIPVPSMENAGWAWFTDLTAADPFYALPLAGTVLLVGTLKLNSKYTPPEQKAMMKNMVYVMSAVTLFATSFLGAGVNLMMVSTGAATFVTAAILNNESVRRALDLPIPKIEEPVYKPPRVTQAKGIEGLRERLTDNLDNMKKSVSDQVGNMTNQYSGTAEERAEKARKEQIQKLENMRRKLERDEFEKKYKR from the exons ATGCTTCCCAGCCGAGGAATCGTGCGCTCTTTGCCTTCGGGCGCTTTCCAGAGGCCATGTGGTCATTCT ATGTCAAGGACCCTGGGTAGAAAATTCGATGCTCGACAGTTCGGTACAGCGATGAAGAGCGCTCGCACACCTCTTACGGCTGGGACAAGAGTTGGTGTCAGGAACATTTCTGCGCCCATTGTTCTTGGAGGCATTGCTTCGTCAAGGCAACTCTCGCTCTGGGGTTATAACATCtatgggaagaagaagacagaaGAGCCAGCTGTTGAAGCCGTCACAACGCCAGAAGCTCCCACTCCTCCCGAGACTATCGATCCTACACCCATTAACGAAGCTCCTACTCCTGCCGCCGATAAGTTCGCAGATGTGACACAGTCTGCTGAACCATCTTCCGTTCTGCCCTCCGAATTCGACCTCGAACGCATTGCCGACCTCGCCAACCCCAGCATTCTCACCATGCCCGAGAACATTGGTTTCCTGAAGGAGATTGGCCTCGACTATGGCTGGGGTCCTACGTCAGTTATGCAATGGGTTCTTGAACACGTCCATGTGTATACCGGTCTTGGATGGGGTGGCTCCATTGTCGCAACTGCGCTATTATTACGTGTCATCATGATCTATCCTCAACTTCGTAGTGTCAAGTTCAGTGCTGCTACGGCTAAGATGAAGGCGGATCCTCGAGCCAAGGAAAGTCTGGAGCTTATGAAGAAGGGTTATCAGACAGGTGATCGGGAGATGGTTCAAAAAGGACAGTTTATTGGTAACATGGTCCGAAAGGAATACGGCACCGAGGTCAAGAACATGTTCTGGGCTTTTGTACAGATTCCCTTCAGTTTTGGTCTCTTCCGAGTCATCAACGGCATGATTCACATCCCAGTTCCTTCTATGGAGAACGCCGGCTGGGCCTGGTTCACCGACCTTACGGCTGCCGATCCCTTTTACGCCCTGCCTCTTGCTGGTACCGTTCTCCTGGTCGGCACCTTAAAG CTCAACTCTAAATACACACCCCCTGAGCAAaaggccatgatgaagaacatggTCTACGTCATGAGCGCAGTCACCCTATTCGCTACAAGCTTCCTCGGCGCTGGTGTCAACCTCATGATGGTTTCCACTGGAGCTGCCACCTTCGTCACAGCCGCCATTCTTAATAACGAGTCCGTCCGTCGGGCTCTCGATCTTCCCATCCCCAAAATCGAGGAGCCCGTCTACAAGCCTCCCCGTGTCACTCAGGCCAAGGGTATCGAGGGTCTTCGTGAGCGTCTCACCGACAACCTTGACaacatgaagaagagcgTCTCCGACCAAGTCGGCAACATGACGAATCAGTACAGCGGTACTGCTGAGGAGCGAGCTGAGAAGGCGAGAAAGGAGCAGATTCAGAAGCTCGAGAACATGCGACGAAAGTTGGAGCgtgatgagtttgagaagaagtacAAGCGATGA
- a CDS encoding uncharacterized protein (expressed protein), with amino-acid sequence MSGFEILGAIASSIALAQAVKGTVKAIDFLRQASEMKKECTRLMNEASVLDEPSYDLAKNDRYS; translated from the coding sequence ATGTCGGGATTTGAGATTCTTGGTGCCATTGCGAGTTCTATCGCTCTGGCACAAGCGGTCAAAGGGACAGTCAAAGCCATAGACTTTCTACGACAAGCCTCAGAGATGAAAAAAGAGTGTACTAGATTGATGAACGAAGCAAGTGTACTGGACGAACCTAGTTATGACTTGGCTAAGAATGACAGATACTCATAA
- a CDS encoding Rag GTPase GTR1 yields the protein MASYIDTSLSEVQPAPELLGEVKKPKKKKVLLMGKSGSGKSSMRSIIFSNYIARDTRRLGATIDIDLSHVKFLGNLTLNLWDCGGQEAFMENYLSQQRVHVFSNVGVLIYVFDIESRDVDRDLATYVSILSALLQYSPAAKIYILIHKMDLVVPTARESVYDERIRVVRQKTFEYANSVGIAASSIELTPFATSIWDQSLYKAWASIIHDLVPNLSVIERNLANLGLAIEAEELLLFERTSFLAVSSWTSSEGQRNPTEDRLERMSNIMKHFKQSISRFTGTPRNAEQFIRMEHKAGNRFSLFILKFTTNTYLMVVLPPGEARFNAAMLNCQIAIEHFRFLDGPATPAPNAATAAA from the exons ATGGCCTCCTACATCGATACCTCCCTCTCGGAGGTCCAGCCCGCCCCCGAACTCCTCGGcgaagtcaagaagcccaagaagaaaaaggtgCTCCTCATGGGAAAGTCCGGCTCCGGCAAGTCAAGCATGAGGAGTATTATCTTTAGCAACTACATCGCCCGCGATACACGAAGACT GGGCGCAACTATCGATATCGATCTTTCGCACGTCAAGTTCCTCGGAAACCTCACCCTCAATCTCTGGGACTGCGGTGGTCAAGAGGCCTTTATGGAGAACTATCTCTCGCAACAGCGCGTCCACGTCTTTTCCAACGTCGGCGTGCTAATCTACGTCTTCGACATTGAATCCCGCGACGTCGACCGCGACTTGGCAACCTACGTCTCCATCCTCTCCGCGCTCCTGCAATACTCCCCCGCCGCAAAGATCTACATCCTCATTCACAAGATGGATCTCGTTGTCCCTACGGCACGTGAGTCAGTTTACGATGAGCGCATTCGGGTTGTGCGACAGAAGACCTTCGAGTATGCGAATTCAGTCGGTATTGCTGCGTCGTCGATTGAGCTCACGCCGTTTGCGACGTCGATTTGGGATCAGAGCTTGTATAAAGCGTGGGCGTCGATTATTCATGACCTTGTGCCTAACCTCTCGGTGATTGAGCGAAATCTCGCAAACCTGGGTCTCGCCATCGAAGCTGAAGAATTGCTGCTGTTCGAGCGCACATCGTTCCTTGCCGTATCATCCTGGACTTCGTCTGAAGGACAACGAAACCCGACTGAGGATCGACTAGAGCGCATGTCAAACATCATGAAGCATTTCAAGCAGAGTATTTCGCGCTTCACCGGTACGCCGCGCAACGCCGAGCAGTTCATTCGAATGGAGCACAAGGCTGGCAATCGATTTAGTCTGTTCATTCTCAAGTTCACGACAAACACGTATCTCATGGTTGTTCTTCCACCCGGAGAAGCTCGGTTCAACGCTGCCATGCTCAATTGTCAGATCGCCATTGAGCACTTCAGATTTCTGGATGGCCCCGCAACTCCAGCTCCCAACGCCGCCACTGCTGCCGCCTAA
- a CDS encoding ankyrin repeat-containing domain protein, whose protein sequence is MQARQQTDLMMPAQRLLGSAEYPLVTLATQELEEILEELNEIVKKYSRSRMAHDRKRYTDKMKWLSDASKIEELRERAQAMKSNLHTAITFRVSSMVDRGNVRQEVLFHRVTQQLTYYTQETHNISQTLPRLLQNPQPMPEDASTSLQPWTQGTKIHNKPERPATEGNRVAESRTAPSANASTHEVPTISEESFVSVTTIQPMGTPAAEGGVLDALREQPWAIDELNEYGEAPIHVSIGNNNFEGLEQLIAANADINRQTGFGNTPLMRASYYGRDTMVKKLLGYSESRRCIGQSTAVGQTALHFAVQSGSATCVRLLLEGGASALKLNQLGETPMHRLAWGRQDDQQEIDEIIELLQAHGADIESKNRDGWTPMFWACAKGNVPVLKALVRAGGSLSAISSHRQGILHRAACSNNFDVVHCLAEQDLEDIDPQLRDLSQGETPLGSLTWIFGKYVVPSDPIPTPDQQKDFIKLYFDLLIRALERHMLTLQNIQEAIEDRDPKTTTELLHTLIKRNEASFRQNLVDWYRGFIFYVSDGQWDHLKQAICDEYDETSEKAKKAAVARGKTMADPEMKEFF, encoded by the exons ATGCAGGCGAGACAACAGACAGATCTGATGATGCCAGCACAACGACTACTCGGATCTGCAGAATACCCGCTAGTCACCTTAGCGACACAAGAGCTAGAGGAGATTCTGGAAGAACTCAATGAGATTGTTAAGAAATATTCACGCTCCCGTATGGCTCACGACCGAAAGAGATACACAGATAAGATGAAATGGTTATCAGATGCAAGCAAGAttgaagagcttcgagaaaGAGCTCAAGCTATGAAGTCCAACCTGCACACGGCAATCACGTTTCGAGTTTCTTCCATGGTAGATCGAGGAAATGTGCGACAGGAAGT GCTCTTTCACCGTGTGACTCAACAGCTGACTTACTATACTCAAGAGACTcacaatatctctcaaaCGCTACCCAGACTACTTCAAAACCCCCAACCCATGCCAGAAGATGCGAGCACAAGTCTACAACCATGGACGCAAGGCACGAAGATTCACAACAAGCCCGAACGACCAGCAACGGAAGGGAACAGAGTTGCTGAGAGCAGGACAGCTCCCTCGGCAAATGCATCCACTCATGAAGTTCCCACTATCAGTGAGGAGAGCTTTGTCAGTGTGACAACCATTCAACCCATGGGCACAC CGGCAGCAGAAGGTGGAGTGTTGGACGCATTACGGGAGCAACCTTGGGCCATCGACGAACTCAACGAATATGGAGAGGCTCCAATCCATGTTTCAATTGGTAATAACAACTTTGAAGGACTTGAGCAACTGATCGCAGCCAATGCTGACATCAATCGGCAAACTGGTTTCGGCAATACCCCCCTCATGAGAGCATCCTACTACGGGCGCGACACAATGGTAAAGAAACTCTTGGGGTACAGCGAGAGCCGGAGGTGTATTGGGCAAAGCACTGCAGTAGGCCAAACTGCCCTGCATTTTGCTGTTCAATCAGGGTCTGCAACCTGTGTCAGATTGTTGCTTGAGGGTGGAGCGTCCGCATTGAAGCTCAATCAACTCGGCGAAACTCCAATGCACCGCCTTGCATGGGGAAGACAAGATGACCAACAAGAAATTGACGAGATAATCGAGCTTTTGCAAGCTCACGGAGCTGATATCGAATCAAAAAATCGTGATGGTTGGACACCAATGTTTTGGGCATGTGCAAAAGGCAATGTCCCTGTCCTGAAGGCTCTTGTCAGGGCTGGCGGGTCACTCAGTGCCATCAGTTCACACCGGCAAGGCATACTTCATCGGGCGGCTTGCTCAAACAATTTCGATGTTGTCCATTGCCTGGCAGAGCAGGAccttgaggatatcgacCCGCAACTTCGAGACCTCTCCCAGGGCGAAACTCCTCTAGGCAGCTTGACTTGGATCTTTGGTAAATATGTTGTGCCATCCGATCCTATTCCAACTCCAGATCAACAGAAAGATTTCATCAAACTCTATTTCGACTTGCTGATACGTGCCTTGGAGCGTCACATGTTAACTCTTCAGAATATTCAAGAAGCAATAGAAGATAGAGACCCGAAGACCACAACAGAACTCCTTCACACACTTATTAAGAGGAATGAGGCCAGTTTCCGGCAGAACCTTGTTGACTGGTATAGAGGATTCATATTTTATGTTTCAGATGGCCAGTGGGATCATTTGAAGCAGGCAATATGCGACGAATATGATGAGACATCTGAGAAAGCTAAAAAGGCAGCAGTTGCGAGAGGAAAGACGATGGCAGATCCTGAGATGAAGGAATTTTTCTAA
- a CDS encoding uncharacterized protein (of unknown function-domain containing protein), which yields MGLFSRKDKTPKGDQAINTSQSNVSVNSHSSSLRSPAPGANRNPLNRTSATSTSPGGPMSPVKLPKIDLPRPPDPQLDPAGYLRSLGAVRERSKIVTDKALRNELKHFDVDMGKFPDVVTFVTGIIKRDYDAPFLSIPGHGRYQHFAVGGRDRIAQLLSTWPTNVDNTERCRRLIDLFLVSVLLDAGAGTSWQYKSNENGRVYRRSEGIAVASLEMFKTGLFSGNPNNKFQVDKDGLKNLTVEKLAAGLQSKPGNEMAGIQGRTDLLIRLGEALAAKDDFWGFEGRPGCLIDHLLGHPSTQASSMLIVPLPVLWNVLMTGLAPIWPANRTAINGVSLGDAWPCQAMPQPGASPKVSAFPNSSNAAAWESILPFHKLTQWLTYSLMQPMQQLLKMHFAGTELLTGLPEYRNGGLFVDMGVLNLRKDDLERGLQNYNEWVQRTGAKGVEVAPMFEPSDDVIVEWRGVTVGFLDMLCVEVNKALKPELGGNELTLAQLLEAGSWRGGREIAEINRPNTKEPPILIESDGTVF from the exons ATGGGCCTGTTTTCTCGTAAAGATAAGACGCCAAAAGGCGACCAGGCCATCAACACCTCCCAGTCCAATGTGAGCGTAAACTCGCATTCTTCGAGCTTGAGATCTCCTGCTCCTGGCGCCAACCGCAACCCCCTCAATCGAACTTCAGCTACTAGCACATCCCCCGGTGGCCCAATGTCTCCAGTCAAACTCCCAAAGATCGATCTCCCTCGACCTCCGGACCCCCAGCTCGACCCTGCTGGTTACTTGCGAAGTCTTGGTGCTGTGAGAGAGCGAAGCAAGATTGTCACTGACAAGGCGCTGCGCAATGAGTTGAAGCATTTTGATGTGGACATGGGCAAGTTTCCCGATGTGGTTACTTTTGTTACAGGAATTATCAAG CGAGACTATGATGCCCCCTTCCTCAGCATTCCCGGCCATGGTAGATACCAGCACTTTGCTGTCGGAGGTCGAGATCGCATTGCCCAGCTTCTTTCCACCTGGCCCACCAATGTGGATAACACAGAGCGATGCCGACGTTTGATCGACCTTTTCCTAGTCAGCGTGCTGCTAGATGCGGGCGCTGGCACTTCCTGGCAATACAAGAGTAATGAAAATGGCCGCGTGTACAGAAGATCAGAGGGAATCGCAGTTGCCAGCTTGGAGATGTTCAAGACT GGATTGTTTTCTGGAAACCCCAACAACAAATTCCAGGTCGACAAGGATGGTCTCAAGAATCTCACTGTCGAGAAGCTCGCTGCTGGTCTTCAATCAAAACCTGGCAATGAAATGGCTGGTATTCAGGGTCGCACCGATCTTCTGATCCGCCTTGGAGAAGCTTTAGCCGCTAAGGACGATTTCTGGGGCTTTGAGGGTCGCCCTGGATGCTTAATCG ACCATCTCCTCGGCCACCCCTCAACACAAGCTTCGTCTATGCTTATCGTTCCCCTGCCCGTCCTGTGGAACGTCCTAATGACTGGTCTCGCTCCTATCTGGCCCGCAAACCGAACCGCGATCAACGGTGTCTCCCTTGGTGACGCTTGGCCCTGCCAGGCTATGCCTCAACCTGGCGCATCTCCCAAGGTTTCCGCTTTCCCCAACAGCTCAAACGCCGCTGCTTGGGAGTCTATTCTTCCTTTCCACAAACTCACCCAATGGCTCACCTATTCGCTCATGCAACCGATGCAACAACTCCTCAAGATGCACTTTGCCGGAACAGAATTGCTCACCGGTCTGCCCGAGTACCGAAACGGTGGTCTTTTCGTCGATATGGGtgtcttgaacttgaggaaGGATGATTTGGAGAGGGGTCTTCAGAACTACAATGAGTGGGTGCAACGGACAGGCGCAAAGGGCGTCGAGGTAGCACCCATGTTTGAGCCCAGTGACGATGTCATCGTTGAGTGGAGAGGTGTCACAGTCGGTTTCCTCGATATGCTGTGCGTCGAGGTTAACAAGGCACTGAAGCCAGAGCTGGGTGGAAATGAATTGACTTTGGCGCAGTTGCTAGAGGCTGGTAGCTGGAGG GGCGGCCGCGAGATTGCCGAGATCAACAGACCTAATACCAAGGAGCCCCCGATCCTTATCGAGAGCGACGGCACCGTATTCTAA
- a CDS encoding kinase-like domain-containing protein — translation MFNPRKRPRDERNEEFIRYVRQESQPGLDGNDIVTRFISPAVTARWWRKGGQQRLSRAIDRNIHALPTTIESGYLNIFSILVYIGRTYLINNFTSNGYQDQRLPLLNAQCFGDDPALVDDMKEFCENQWMFCPLIFSRHTPMDKRYIDPRQILPIKTTFTITTDSNHSKSIIRVVTLYPECFDHEWSSTGTVVFKEYRTRERESLRDAWIKEYNAFAAIESCDYIVKYLGSFEQNNRCFMILEHASEGSLLELFKRNERPATEEERRYFLYGLMGLTKAIDKIQNLGGGPRNQRTGFAHRDIKPANILVFPGQDGRYSDGFQMKLADFDTATPNRPIDEDESSFQDNDGNRTYCSPEATRFYRDQEKGFMQVPVASDVWSLGCVISEAIVWVAGGTAALDEAANDRRREILTHWPFLADGSFGECFHNSSTALTCVVKSHSAALDALQGPIFLSRNVCSLVERWMLVPYRERQYPILIWKAFEGQYRELFHPAPPSGHYSAPLLPQPGFHHTMMLTQSPVNIASSIFQPDQTPHQRPFSHPGPSRQVGMATSHPNMHQRGPLGINTRMPSNNGTPIDRHISTQWSHSDVQAVAELEDKSSPVSAVSTNGFNLGHSLGSPNHPGISFSTQDSHHNSVPDANSPAKTSVDIHRLTPQKQQNGAGMYGDLTIGDVVIHRSNNGKREALEGYEQFCNRMGRRRFVFIIDDSVTMRNREREVLRAMEVLVWLVRKIDQTGPEIRFASKPDQKYPIERRPRFLLNMDRFINPIRKWLRGNDAETFCNMKHSFNQIFADANMVDPKRPTSVIILTDGIWEGGGPIEEKGVEACITKVIKRMEEKGLGDTAFTFQFLSFGNDPDGLRRLIYLDDHALYGGDEHNRIDIVDHKSSESNVWAILTGSVSPGNDEASAGPSTGRPSFSQGE, via the exons ATGTTCAATCCTAGAAAGCGCCCGCGCGACGAGCGCAATGAGGAGTTTATACGATATGTTCGGCAGGAATCGCAACCGGGACTTGACGGAAACGACATTGTGACCAGGTTTATTAGCCCTGCTGTCACGGCCAGATGGTGGAGGAAAGGTGGCCAGCAAAGATTATCTCGAGCGATCGATCGCAACATCCACGCTCTTCCCACGACGATTGAGAGTGGCTACTTGAACATCTTCTCCATTTTGGTGTACATCGGGAGGACAtacctcatcaacaacttcacttCCAATGGTTATCAGGACCAGCGACTACCTTTACTCAATGCGCAATGTTTCGGCGATGATCCTGCACTTGTCGACGACATGAAGGAGTTTTGCGAGAACCAATGGATGTTCTGTCCTCTGATATTCTCGAGACACACACCCATGGATAAGCGATACATCGATCCTCGGCAAATATTGCCTATCAAAACAACTTTCACGATAACGACTGATTCAAACCACTCCAAATCAATCATTAGGGTTGTGACCTTGTACCCTGAATGCTTCGATCATGAATGGAGTTCAACT GGTACTGTCGTCTTTAAAGAATACCGCACACGGGAACGAGAAAGTTTGCGAGATGCATGGATCAAGGAATACAATGCATTCGCCGCGATCGAGTCTTGCGATTACATTGTTAAATACCTTGGTTCATTTGAACAGAACAATCGCTGTTTCATGATCCTGGAGCATGCGAGTGAAGGCAGCCTTCTCGAATTATTCAAGCGCAACGAAAGACCAGCCACGGAAGAAGAGCGGCGGTATTTCTTATACGGCTTGATGGGTCTCACCAAAGCCATCGACAAGATACAAAACCTTGGAGGCGGCCCTAGGAATCAACGAACAGGATT TGCTCACCGGGATATCAAACCTGCCAACATCTTGGTATTCCCTGGTCAAGATGGACGGTATTCGGATGGCTTCCAAATGAAGCTTGCCGATTTCGACACTGCGACACCCAATCGACCAATAGATGAGGATGAATCCAGTTTCCAGGATAATGACGGAAACAGGACATATT GCTCTCCCGAAGCAACCAGGTTTTACAGAGACCAGGAGAAGGGTTTTATGCAGGTTCCAGTAGCCTCCGATGTTTGGTCTCTTGGATGTGTCATCAGCGAAGCAATTGTCTGGGTTGCTGGCGGCACGGCTGcccttgatgaagctgccAACGATCGCAGAAGAGAGATCCTGACACACTGGCCATTTCTTGCCGATGGTAGCTTTGGCGAATGTTTCCATAACAGTTCCACAGCGCTTACTTGTGTTGTGAAATCACATTCAGCTGCGCTCGATGCGCTACAAGGTCCAATTTTCCTATCACGAAATGTCTGCAGTCTCGTCGAGCGTTGGATGCTTGTGCCATATCGGGAAAGACAATACCCCATCCTTATTTGGAAGGCCTTTGAGGGACAATACCGGGAGCTCTTTCACCCTGCCCCCCCTTCAGGGCATTATAGCGCGCCTCTCTTACCTCAACCCGGCTTCCACCACACCATGATGCTCACTCAGTCGCCAGTGAATATAGCCTCATCTATTTTTCAGCCCGATCAGACTCCTCATCAACGGCCGTTCTCCCATCCAGGACCTTCGAGGCAGGTCGGTATGGCCACGAGTCACCCCAACATGCACCAGCGAGGCCCTCTTGGTATCAATACCCGAATGCCTTCAAACAACGGAACACCAATTGATCGACACATATCAACTCAATGGAGCCACAGTGATGTTCAAGCTGTAGCTGAGTTGGAAGATAAATCTTCTCCTGTGTCAGCGGTATCGACCAATGGGTTCAACCTTGGACATTCGTTGGGTTCTCCAAACCATCCTGGCATCTCATTCTCTACTCAAGATAGTCATCACAATTCGGTTCCTGATGCCAATAGCCCGGCCAAGACCTCCGTTGACATTCACAGACTCACTCCTCAGAAACAACAGAACGGAGCGGGCATGTATGGGGACCTTACTATTGGCGATGTTGTCATTCACCGCAGCAACAATGGTAAAAGGGAAGCATTGGAAGGTTACGAACAGTTCTGCAATCGAATGGGGCGCCGACGCTTCGTCTTTATAATAGACGATTCTGTGACGATGCGCAACAGGGAGCGCGAGGTTCTCAGAGCGATGGAAGTTTTGGTATGGCTTGTCAGAAAAATCGATCAAACGGGTCCAGAAATCCGCTTCGCCTCAAAACCAGACCAGAAATACCCAATAGAACGTCGACCTCGATTTCTTCTGAACATGGACAGGTTCATCAATCCAATACGGAAATGGCTCCGTGGTAACGACGCTGAAACCTTCTGCAATATGAAGCACTCTTTCAACCAGATATTCGCAGATGCTAATATGGTGGATCCCAAAAGGCCAACAAGCGTCATCATCTTGACGGATGGGATATGGGAGGGCGGCGGCCCTATTGAAGAGAAGGGTGTTGAAGCCTGTATAACCAAGGTGATCAAGCGAatggaagagaaaggccTTGGTGATACCGCTTTTACCTTTCAGTTTCTGAGCTTTGGTAATGATCCAGATGGTCTCCGCCGACTCATCTATCTGGACGACCATGCCCTCTACGGAGGGGATGAGCATAACAGGAT TGATATCGTTGACCACAAGAGCTCTGAATCAAATGTATGGGCAATACTCACGGGGTCGGTGAGTCCAGGTAACGATGAGGCTTCGGCGGGTCCATCAACGGGGAGGCCGTCTTTTTCTCAGGGAGAATGA
- a CDS encoding protein phosphatase regulator SHP1, which produces MADHEAQIVEFAGLSGASPEEARQYLEAHNWDLAEASNAWFRDAEDDNRDTSTAPAAAPDNYTGPRTLDGRPAPEAAHSSQPTRKPAASQQKKRGIATLGSLGSSSHQHDHGDDDDDDFDGEDDDGRGNLFAGGEKSGLAVQDPHQEGGPKKIISDILAKARANAQRPEAENEAGPSEPSRFRGTGQTLGGDGVESRSIPDPLGPARSSNAEPQERVLHIWQDGFSIDDGDLRRFDDPANQADLALIRAGRAPLHLMNVQHDQPIDVKLHQHDTPYQPQPKKYRPFGGSGQRLGAVVPGVEGSSSSPAPAASSAAPSSSNAPTVDDAQPTIMIRIQMPDGTRLPARFNTTHTIDDVYGFVQGASPDTRSRSWVLSTTFPNKDHTDRSMVLGEMPEFKKGGTAVVKWT; this is translated from the exons ATGGCAGACCACGAAGCCCAGATCGTGGAGTTTGCAGGCCTGAGCGGCGCAAGCCCTGAAGAG GCCAGACAGTATCTTGAAGCCCACAACTGGGATCTCGCCGAGGCCAGCAATGCTTGGTTCCGTGATGCCGAAGATGATAACCGCGACACGTCCACAGCTCCCGCTGCCGCTCCTGACAACTACACGGGCCCTCGAACCCTCGACGGTCGACCAGCTCCAGAGGCTGCCCACAGCAGCCAACCGACTCGCAAACCTGCCGCATCacaacagaagaagagggggaTTGCTACTCTAGGATCTCTCGGTAGCTCATCCCACCAACACGATCatggtgatgacgatgatgatgatttcgacggcgaagacgatgatggaCGAGGAAACCTGTTTGCCGGTGGTGAGAAGTCTGGATTGGCTGTGCAAGATCCGCACCAGGAGGGCGGTcccaagaagatcatcagTGACATTCTCGCCAAGGCACGAGC CAACGCTCAACGCCCCGAAGCCGAGAATGAGGCTGGCCCTTCTGAGCCCAGTCGCTTCCGGGGAACTGGACAGACACTCGGCGGAGATGGTGTCGAGAGCCGCAGCATTCCTGATCCTCTCGGCCCAGCTCGCTCTTCAAACGCCGAACCTCAAGAACGAGTTCTTCACATCTGGCAAGATGGTTTCAGCATCGATGACGGTGACCTTCGCCGATTTGACGATCCCGCAAACCAAGCCGACCTCGCCCTGATCCGAGCTGGTCGCGCACCTCTTCACCTCATGAATGTGCAGCATGACCAACCCATCGATGTCAAGCTTCACCAGCACGACACACCATACCAGCCACAACCCAAGAAGTACAGACCTTTCGGTGGCTCTGGTCAGCGACTTGGAGCTGTTGTCCCTGGTGTTGAGGGCTCAAGCTCTTCCCCTGCCCCTGCTGCTTCTTCCGCCGCTCCGTCGTCATCCAATGCTCCAACTGTCGATGATGCTCAGCCCACAATCATGATCCGAATCCAGATGCCCGATGGTACACGCCTACCTGCTCGTTTCAACACCACCCACACTATCGACGATGTCTACGGTTTCGTACAGGGAGCGTCACCAGACACACGATCCAGATCATGGGTTCTTTCCACAACATTCCCCAACAAGGACCATACCGATCGCAGCATGGTTCTTGGCGAGATGCCCGAATTCAAGAAGGGTGGTACTGCTGTTGTCAAGTGGACTTAG